The genomic stretch AATGGCTACAAGCTATAGATGACAATAAGCCGTTATCCCTGGGTCAGACCATCAGTTACGATCATCTGCTACGCGCTGCTGTACGAGATGAAATAGAACAGGCGCTTCAGCTGATACACCAGCTCGATGTAAATATTGCCGTGGCAGCAGTGGCAGCAGGCAGGAGTTTCTGTTATGCCAATGCATTACCGGCAAATGAGAATAGGTTGGAAATAGAACAGGGTTTTCATCCGGCTATAGAAAAAGCTATACCTAACTCCGTATCATTGGACGCTGCCAGCAATATGATCTTTTTAACCGGTGCCAATATGGCCGGTAAATCAACCTTCATGAAATCATTTGGTATTGCCGTTTACCTGGCTCATATGGGATTCCCCGTTCCGGCAAAATCAATGATGTTTTCTGTGAAGGAGGGCTTATACACTTCCATCAATGTGCCCGATAACCTCAACATGGGGTATAGCCATTTCTACGCCGAAGTATTACGTGTAAAAAACATTGCAGAAGCAGTGAGCGCCCCAAAGAACCTCGTGGTCATCTTCGATGAATTGTTCAAAGGTACCAATGTGAAAGACGCTTACGATGCTACATTGGCCGTATCCAAAGCCTTCGGCGACCACCGCAACTGTTTCTTCATCATTTCTACACACATCGTGGAAGTGGGAGAGGAGCTCAAACAACAAACTAATAATACACAATACTGGTTGATGCCTACCGAAATGCAGGGCAGCAGGCCGGTATATACTTATAAAGCACAGCAGGGGATCAGCAGCGACCGACATGGTATGATGATCATCCGCAATGAAAAGATCCTCGAGATACTGGAATAGAAATAAATAGAAACATGCCGGAACGAGTACTTATAAATGTTTTTTTAAAAAGAAGATAACGATTATGTTCAGATCAAAAGTCGGCGCGCTGATTGGCGCATTAGCGCTTGCTGTGCTGGTGACAGCTTCCGCAGACGCGCAGAAGAAAAAGAAGACGCCACGTAATAGTAAAAAAGTAACGGTAGATACTACTGCCAGAAAATCTGCCGATTCAGCCCGCAAAAGCTCTTTGTCGCCTACCGCCATGAAGCCTTACAAAGAGGTTGTCACGGCCGACATGAAATCCGCTAAAGGTTATTTCACCGTTCATCGCAAAGACGATAAGTTCTTTTTCGAAATCCCCAAAAATATCTTCGGTAGAGATATCCTCATTGTAAGCCGTATCTCTAAAGCCTCTGCCGATATGCGTAATGGTTCTTCCGGTTATGCCGGCGACCAGATAGGTGAAACCGTTTATCGCTTCGAGAAAGGACCCGCCAATAAATTATTCCTTCGCAGGATATCTTTCTCTGAATACGCAGGTGACAGCACCACCGCTATGTTTGCCAGCGTTACCAAAAACAACGTTCAGGCAATAGCAATGTCTTTCCCCATCGCAGCAATAAGCCCCGATTCTTCGGCTGTAGTAATTGATGCCACAGACTTCCTGAACAGCGATAACGATATCCTCTACTTCGAGAATAAAAAACTCAAAGACAGGGCAGGTATGGGCGGTCAGCAAAACGACCGCAGTTATATCGATTATGTACATGCTTTCTCCGGCAATATAGAAGTACATGCGGTAAAGACATACAGTGCGGGTATGAACCCTACTGCTTCCAGCTATACTGTTGAGCTCAACTCTTCACTGGTATTGTTACCGGCGGTGCCTATGAAACCGCGGATCCAGGATTCCAGGGTAGGATACTTTGCTGTGGGCTTCAAAGATTTTGATGCAGATCCGCAGGGAGTACAGCCTACCATTTATGTGAAGCGCTGGAGGCTGGAACCTAAGCCCGAGGACATGGAGAAATACAAGCGTGGTGAATTGGTAGCGCCAAAGAAGCCTATCGTTTTCTATATCGATCCTGTAACGCCGAAGAAATGGGTTCCTTATCTTATGCAGGGTGTGAACGACTGGCAGAAAGCTTTTGAAAAGGCAGGTTTTAAGAATGCCATTTATGCCCGTGAAGCTCCAACCCGTGAAGAGGACAGTACCTGGAGCATTGATGATGCCAGTCATTCTGCAATCATCTACCGTCCTTCTGCCATCGCCAATGCTATGGGCCCCAGCGTAGCTGACCCGCGCAGTGGTGAGATTATAGAGAGCCATATTTTCTGGTATCACAATGTAATGTCTGTATTACATGACTGGTATATGATGCAGTGCGCTGCTGTTGATCCGCGTGCGCGGAAACTTGAGTTTGATGATACTTTGATGGGCAGTCTTATCCGTTTTGTATCTTCTCACGAAGTAGGGCATACCCTTGGCCTGCTTCATAACTTTGGTTCGAGCTCTACAGTGCCTGTTGAGAAACTTCGTGATAAAGCATGGGTAGAGGCACATGGTCATACGCCTTCGATCATGGACTATGCGCGTTTCAACTATGTAGCACAGCCTGAGGACCATATTAGTGAAGCCGGTTTATTTCCGCGTATCAATGATTACGACAAATGGGCGATCCAGTGGGGATATAGCCTGTATCCACAATACAAGACTCCCCAGGAAGAGAAAAGAGCACTGGCTAAAATTGTTACCGATAGTCTGAAAGCCAATCATCGCCTCTGGTTTGGTTCAGAAATGGAACCGGTTGATCCGCGTGCCCAAAACGAAGACCTTGGCGACGATGCTGTGCTTGCCGGTACTTACGGCATCAAAAACCTGAAAAGGATATTACCTCAGCTGGCTTCCTGGACAACAGTTGCAGATGGTGATTACGATAAGCTATTTCAGCATTATGCAGGTCTTTACAGCCAGTTCTCCCGCTACATTGGCCATGCGTTGAAATATGTTGGCGGTATGTACAGAACTGAAAAAGTAGGTGGTCAGCCTGGTCCTGTATTTGAGCTGGTGCCTTATACTGTTCAGAAGAAGGCGCTTGGTTTTATCAACGACCAGTTGTTTACAACGCCATTATGGTTGAAGAACGATGATATACTTTCGAAAGTAGAGCAAATGCGTATGCCAGTGATGTTTGGCGTAGAGCTGAACAAGTTGCAACAGGATGCTATCGATAACATCATTACCAGGAACAGGCTTAGCCGCATGTGGTGGAATGAGCAGGCAAATCCCGGCAAGAAAGTGTATACTGTTGCCGATTTGTTCAACGACATGAACAAAGGCATCTTTGCTGAATTATATGCGGGTAAAAGCGTTGACAGTTATCGCCGTAACCTGCAAAAGATCTATGTAGGCCGTCTTATCCAGCAGGTTTTTGTGGCTGGTGATCCTTTAAGTACTATACAGATGGGCGGCTATCATATTTCTCAAACAGATATCATGTATGTCATGAAAGATGTGATGCGTCAGCAGCAGCAGTTATGCAGGAAAGTGCTTCAAAGCGGTTCTGTTGACAAGCTAACCCGTATGCATCTGCAGGATATTATTTCCCGTATCGATGCTGGTTTTAAGATGGAGCAGCAGACGGTGAAATAGATTTTCTTTTGCGGACAATTGTTCCGGATTGCATGAGAGCGGCTGTACCTGTTAAGGTGCGGCCGCTTTGCTTTTGGTGGTTGGTCGTGAACCTTTTACGTGGGGAGCTGCGGACGTTATCAATGCCGGGGGATACAGGGCAACCTATTTGCATGCCCCCAGGGCTGCTGATAATGGAGATTATACACTTTTAATTCAATTTGCCAGAAGTTAGTTTTTGTTAGCAGTGACAAAGAAAAGCGGCTATATCGTAATGGAACAGCCGCTTTTCTTTTAGCAATAAATGTAAAGGATATTTATTCAATAATAATGCGCTGAGAGCCTTTGCCACTTGCTCCTTCTACATGAATGACATATTGTCCCTTGGGCAGGTCTGCCACACTAAAATTATATTCTTTTTCACCGGCTTTAGCCTTCCATGATTTCACCAGCGTAGTGGTGTTCATGTTATATAATTTGAAACTGATCTCTGAAGTAGCCGGCCTGGCAGTAGCGATGTTGTCCGCAGGCATTATAACACGAAGATTGCTGCTGACAGGGTTGGGGGATATGCTGAACGAAGTAGGACAAACGCCTCCCTGAATCCTTATTTTGGAGGTATAAATGCCACAGGCATTAGCT from Filimonas effusa encodes the following:
- a CDS encoding zinc-dependent metalloprotease, coding for MFRSKVGALIGALALAVLVTASADAQKKKKTPRNSKKVTVDTTARKSADSARKSSLSPTAMKPYKEVVTADMKSAKGYFTVHRKDDKFFFEIPKNIFGRDILIVSRISKASADMRNGSSGYAGDQIGETVYRFEKGPANKLFLRRISFSEYAGDSTTAMFASVTKNNVQAIAMSFPIAAISPDSSAVVIDATDFLNSDNDILYFENKKLKDRAGMGGQQNDRSYIDYVHAFSGNIEVHAVKTYSAGMNPTASSYTVELNSSLVLLPAVPMKPRIQDSRVGYFAVGFKDFDADPQGVQPTIYVKRWRLEPKPEDMEKYKRGELVAPKKPIVFYIDPVTPKKWVPYLMQGVNDWQKAFEKAGFKNAIYAREAPTREEDSTWSIDDASHSAIIYRPSAIANAMGPSVADPRSGEIIESHIFWYHNVMSVLHDWYMMQCAAVDPRARKLEFDDTLMGSLIRFVSSHEVGHTLGLLHNFGSSSTVPVEKLRDKAWVEAHGHTPSIMDYARFNYVAQPEDHISEAGLFPRINDYDKWAIQWGYSLYPQYKTPQEEKRALAKIVTDSLKANHRLWFGSEMEPVDPRAQNEDLGDDAVLAGTYGIKNLKRILPQLASWTTVADGDYDKLFQHYAGLYSQFSRYIGHALKYVGGMYRTEKVGGQPGPVFELVPYTVQKKALGFINDQLFTTPLWLKNDDILSKVEQMRMPVMFGVELNKLQQDAIDNIITRNRLSRMWWNEQANPGKKVYTVADLFNDMNKGIFAELYAGKSVDSYRRNLQKIYVGRLIQQVFVAGDPLSTIQMGGYHISQTDIMYVMKDVMRQQQQLCRKVLQSGSVDKLTRMHLQDIISRIDAGFKMEQQTVK
- a CDS encoding MutS-related protein, with the translated sequence MSFVTDKQTLDDLNLTGKYRNNSVFNLFNQTKTAGGEQLLEQMFRLPLTDAAAINHRSHIFRYFQGKVLTFPFDLDNLAAAENYLSGAAAAGKAGAAVQALRRKFLFLLGLKQEHDLVATGLVAAIKVLKQLQSFVNSLLQQDPAGPVAPALKKTQQFFESGKMKWLQAIDDNKPLSLGQTISYDHLLRAAVRDEIEQALQLIHQLDVNIAVAAVAAGRSFCYANALPANENRLEIEQGFHPAIEKAIPNSVSLDAASNMIFLTGANMAGKSTFMKSFGIAVYLAHMGFPVPAKSMMFSVKEGLYTSINVPDNLNMGYSHFYAEVLRVKNIAEAVSAPKNLVVIFDELFKGTNVKDAYDATLAVSKAFGDHRNCFFIISTHIVEVGEELKQQTNNTQYWLMPTEMQGSRPVYTYKAQQGISSDRHGMMIIRNEKILEILE